A genomic region of Chitinimonas arctica contains the following coding sequences:
- a CDS encoding sulfurtransferase TusA family protein, whose amino-acid sequence MSAPTAPDANLTVDLSGLNCPLPILRAKKALADLPSGTILHLICTDPGTPADFQAFCQQTGHGIAHQEQLDGKYLFWLRRR is encoded by the coding sequence ATGTCCGCACCCACCGCACCCGATGCGAATCTCACGGTCGATCTTTCCGGCCTCAATTGCCCGCTGCCCATCCTGCGTGCCAAGAAAGCGCTGGCCGACCTGCCCAGCGGCACGATCCTGCACCTGATCTGCACCGATCCCGGCACGCCTGCCGATTTCCAGGCTTTCTGCCAACAGACCGGCCACGGTATTGCGCACCAGGAGCAATTGGACGGCAAGTACCTATTCTGGCTGCGCCGTCGCTAG
- a CDS encoding HutD/Ves family protein, with amino-acid sequence MPHLFTPADYRNMPWRNGGGTTCELFRLSHPARPDDFALRLSIADVAQGGPFSLFPGVDRSLMLLEGAGMLLDFGTHTVRMDRPCQPIDFPGEAAVDCRLLDGPLRDFNLMVARDWGQAALRVLALAEGAELALSGCQWTLVHALAGQLRLGGRLIEAGQLLLLQDEAVSLRAGPASRVVVVEAGATV; translated from the coding sequence ATGCCTCACCTGTTTACCCCTGCCGATTACCGCAACATGCCCTGGCGCAACGGCGGGGGCACCACCTGCGAATTGTTTCGGCTGTCTCATCCGGCGCGGCCAGATGATTTCGCCTTACGCTTGTCCATCGCCGACGTTGCGCAGGGCGGGCCGTTTTCCCTATTCCCCGGTGTGGATCGTAGCCTGATGCTATTGGAGGGGGCCGGCATGCTGCTGGACTTCGGCACCCACACCGTGCGCATGGATCGCCCCTGCCAGCCTATCGATTTTCCCGGGGAGGCGGCGGTCGATTGCCGCTTGCTGGATGGGCCTTTGCGCGATTTCAACCTGATGGTGGCGCGCGATTGGGGCCAGGCCGCACTGCGGGTGTTGGCGCTGGCCGAAGGCGCCGAGCTGGCGCTATCAGGGTGCCAATGGACCTTGGTCCATGCCCTGGCCGGCCAGTTGCGCCTGGGTGGCCGGTTGATCGAGGCGGGCCAGCTCTTGCTGCTCCAGGACGAGGCGGTCAGCCTCCGTGCCGGGCCGGCCAGCAGGGTGGTCGTGGTGGAGGCGGGTGCAACGGTATAA